The genomic interval AGTAAAGCGGGCCGTCAATTCGTTTCATCCCGTCCCAGTAGTAGTCAGTCTCTGTTACCTCCTGATAGCCGGTTGCAAATAACTGATAGATGGGAAGCTGCGGCGGATCTTGAAATCGATAACCATATACACCATAGGGCTGATTCATCATCACTTGGAATAATCACCTCGAAGGAAGACGGATTTTCAATCTATTATTTCATGATGGAAGGTGCTCGAGAAGAGATGCGGCAAATATCTGTTTTTATTTACGGTTCGTTACTGCCTGGTCAAAGCAATCATCATTTTGTTTCATCCTATGTGCAATCGATTCGACCTGGCAAGATCGCAGGGAGACTGGTGGATTGTGGAGAGTATCCAGCGGCCGTTCGAGATGCTATTGCTAAAGAGTGCAATAGTATTATAAGCGGTCAATGGATAGTCGTCGATAGAGAAGGACTTGCATCCATGGATGCGCTCGAGCAATTTTATGGTCACGAGGAGCAAAATGATTATGAAAGGGTATGGGTTGCTGACGCAAAGGATAAGCTTGTTTCAGGCTGGGTGTACGTTTGGGAATCCGATAGAGGCTGCCCGGCAATCGCGGATGAATACTGGCCGCGATTTTTCGCTCGCAAAATGAGGGGCATTTTATAAAAAAAAGACATAGCCTCTGTGAATTGCACAGGAGCCATGCCGTTGATTACGCCTTAATATGCTGTTTAGGCTTTATCTTTTTCATTATCTGCGTCTGCGGCATAAGCAATTAATGCGACTTCTGAGCCATAAGTTTTAGTCAATTGCTGCTCCAGCTTGCGAATGGCATCGAGTGCATCGCTTTGGTTATTTAATTCAGCGAGATGATAGTCCTTGTCCATCATTAGGGTTCACGTCCTTAGATTCATGGTTTTAATAGTAGAATGGGCTTAAAAGTAGGTTGCTATACGTATTTGCTTAACCGCGCTGCAATTGTTCTTTTTAGAGCGGTCGAGTACACTGAAACAGTATGACATAAAGGGATGTGACATCAATGGAAAAATATCTGCTCCAACTAAAACAAATGGCGTCCGGCAGATGGGCGAAATATATGGCAATGGTACTATTGTTTCTTCTGATCGCCGCTGCTGCTTCTTTGTGGGTATCGCCGCCGCAGGCTTTTGCACAGCTGCATTCCGGAATGGAAGAAACAAATTTCGATCCTCACAAGCAGGTTGGCCATGATCATTCGGACGGGACACATTCAGAAGCAGGAATTACCGTTTCGCAAGCTTTATTTTATACGGTTAGAGCGATTTATTATGCTGCCTTTATGTTCGCTGCTGGTTTAATGCTTTGGTCCATAACGCTGTCAAAGGATGCGGATTCCAGCCTGAGCAAGCTCGTGCAAAAATGGAGCATTTATTCGCTTAGGGGATTGCTGCTTGCCGTGTTGCTATTCGTATTTGTTCATGCGAGTCAATTAATGAAGGGATATGACGGCGGTAATTCGAATGAATGGGTCCGCTTGCTGACGGAGACGTCCACCGGACAATCGTGGCTTGCACTGATCGTACTTTCGCTGCTTGGATTTACGGTTCTGCGAATGCATGATTCACTCAAAATGATTTGGGCTCTGCTGCTTATTGCGGTTGAAAGCTTTAATGGGCATGTTAATGCACTTCCAAGCAATACGTTTGCTATTGTGTTCGACTTCATACATATTGTCTGCTCTGCTTTGTGGGCTGGCGGATTAATGCTGCTATTGTTATTGTGGCGGACAGATCGCAAGGAGGCAGGAAGATTCGCCGAGCGATTTACGAAAGTCGCATGGCTGACAATCGTGCTGCTAACGATTAGTGGAATTGGCATGACGGCACTTCTTCTGCCAAGCTGGCGCTATTTGTTTTATACAAGCTGGGGGTTCATGCTGCTTGCCAAATCAGGATTGGTACTGATTGTTGCTTGCGTTGGATTTCTGCTGCATCGGCGTGCCAAACAGCAAAAGCTGCCTAACGGCAAGCTGCTGAAGCTGGATGGACTTTTGATGGCTTTGGTTCTGATTCTTGCAAGCATCTTCACTTATGTAAGTCCGGTTCCCGATACAGAGCCGTTATCCTATCATAAAATGGGTGAAACGCTCCACTACACAGTAATCATAACGCCAAATGGACCTGGTCCAAATGACGTGAAATTAAAAATTTGGCTGCCTGAGACACTTGGTTCGCCGGCATCTGTACAATTTCTGCTTCGTACGCCAGACAATCCGAAGAAAGCGGATATCAACGTTCCAGTGCGCGGCGCCAGCGGGGAAAATTATTTAGCTTTCCCAGGATTTTTAGAAACGGATTATGAATCCGATAAGTTCGAGCTGCCTACACGCGGGGCATGGGAAGCAGAACTGATCATTACGGATCAGACCGGCGCAGTAACAAAGCAGTTGATTCCGTTTCGGAATGACTAATGGGGAGAAAGGGGGCTGAGCAGATGTCATATAAATGGCTGAAATGGCTAATTTTATGGATTCCGACGGTCGCTATCGGGCTATGGGAATATTTGCGCCACGCATTGCTGCTCCCGTTCATTTCGATGGATCTCGGCAATTTGCTCGCGCCTGTTTTTGTTTTTATTATTTCACTGACGCTGCTCCGTGCGTTATTCGCTAAGCTGGAGCAAACGCAAGAGACGCTGCAGCGCGAGCGTATTGTCAAGGCGGCTCTTGAGGAACGTGAGCAGCTCGCTCGCGAGCTTCATGATGGCATATCACAATCGTTGTTTATGCTATCGGTTAAGCTGGACAAGCTGGAGCGGGCGAAGTCCGCTTCTGATGCACAGCAAACGACGGATCAGATTAGAAAAACCGTGAGGCATGTATATGATGATGTCAGGCAATCTATTGCCAATTTACACGATGCGCCTTTACCAGCCGATATGTCATGGATGCAAAGCATCCACCATTTAACTGTTGAAATGGAACAGACTTCCGGCATTCAAACAACAGTGGAATGGCATGTACAGGACGGCTTGTTGTCCTATAAGCAGAAGGTCGAATTACTGGCCATTATGCGTGAGGCTCTTATGAACGTACAGAAGCATGCGAAAGCAAAACAAATTATTATTCAAGGCGAAGGAGTCGGAAGCTCCGATAAGACGCCAAATACTTTCCGCTGCTCCATTCTCGATGATGGTATCGGGGCTGAGAAGGAGAAGCTTCACGGCAAAGGCAAGTATGGGGTCAAAATGATGCAGGAGCGAGCAGCTGCGATGGGCTGGACGATGACGGTACAGCAGACGAAACCACAGGGTACAAAAGTCGAAATCATCGGAAGGAGTGATGCCAAATGACGGATAAAACGGCTAAGGTACGCGTTTTTTTAGTAGATGACCATCCCCACGGCCGGGAAGGCATACGCGATATCGTATTAAGCGATGACTCATTTGAAGTAATAGGGGAAGCGGCAAGCGGCGAGGAGGCAATCGCTGCAATCGAAGAATTACAGCCCGATTTGGTGCTTATGGACATTAATATGCCTGGCATTGGCGGACTCGAAGCGACGCAGCGGCTCAAGCTGCTAATGCCCTCATTAAAAATTGTCATGGTAACGGTCTCCGATGACATTACTAATTTATTCGAAGCGATAAAGCGAGGAGCGCAAGGTTATTTGCTCAAAAATCTTGCCCCGTCCTCATGGATGGAATATTTGCGAGCGATATCTTTAGATGAAGCACCGATGTCGAAGGAGCTTGCCTTTCGCATGCTGCAGGAATTTTCGAAAATGAAGCCGCAGGAGACCAAGCATCTTGTGAATAAACCTCAAACGCTGGATAAAAATGCGTCTATTATTACGACTCCGCTGACCGATCGGGAGAAAGAAGTGCTTGAGCGGGTGGCTACAGGCGCTTCCAATCGTGAGATTGCAGGAGAGCTGTGCTTATCGGAGCATACGGTAAAAAACCATCTAAAAAATATTTTGCAAAAGCTTCATCTCGCTAATCGCGTACAGTTGACGATTTACGCCTTTGAACAGGGGCTTGTTGAACGTTAAAACTTTTGCTGAAATGCACTTCAAACTATTCGACAAAAATAGCAGGATTCCAACAGAATTCGTAGAACTACTAGATTCATATCTTGCTTAGTTTCTGCTCGGATAGGACAGATTCAATTTGGGGGGTAGTAAATGTCGAACGATTGGCAATTTCCCATCGATCGTGAAATTAAGCTGTACAATCGGCTGGATGAGCTTCAGCGTCTGAATGAAGGGCTTGAACAAATCGGTGCCGAGGCGGGCTGGTCTGAACGCGCAGTTCTCGACTTGTCTCTAGCATGCGAGGAGCTTGTCATCAACATTGTAAACTACGGCTTCCCATCTGGGGGAGAGCATCATATTGACGTCATTATTCAAGCTTCTCCAACCAGCGTTGAAGTGAAAATAGAAGACGGGGGCGTTCCCTTTAATCCGCTGCAGGAGGCTGATCCTAGAGCATTATTAGAGCTCGAGCTGGAGGATCGTCCGATTGGCGGCTTGGGTATTTTTTTTGTGAAAAGGTTAATGGATGACATTCATTATGAATATGCGGGCGGTTTGAATCGCTTCCGCATGCGCAAGCAATTCGTACTTAATAGCAATGGCGATAAGCGGGAGGAAGCAGACATATGAACATTCAAGCAACGGAGTTAAATGGCATTACGATTATTCCACTAGAGGGAAGATTGGATGGGAATAATGCGACGATAGCGGAGCAAGCTTTCTTGAAGCTATTTGCAGAAGGCAAGCAGCAATTTATTTTTGATTTTACGAATCTGCAATACATAAGCAGTGCGGGACTGCGCGTTATACTGGTGGCGGCTAAGAAGCTTAGAGCCTCTAAAGGACAGATGGTTTGCGCATGTCTCGGCGAGCAAGTCTATGATGTATTTGAAATGTCGGGTTTTACAACCATATTGGATATGGCGAAGACACGGGAAGAAGCGCTAGTCAAACTGGGAGCAGGGGCTTAATGATGGTTCAGCTGAAGCTAGAGAGGCGGTAACGGTCTTGTCAGTACTCTATTTAATATTCGGAGCTGCGGGCCTTGGCGCTGCGGCATATTTATTCGTTTGCAATCGTCGTCTTACCGCAAAGCTGAGGCGTATGGAAATGCTGTTTGATTTAAGCACGCAGGTTCATTCCTCGCTGCATCAGCCGGAGCTAATAAATTCGGTAAATGCAGCAGCGAAGCAGCTTATATTCGCAGAAGAGGCAGCGGTTGGTCTGGTCGATGACTGGGATTCGCAAGATAATGAGCTTACAAAAACCATGGATCATAGCGTCGGCGATAAGGTAAGCGTGCCGATGATGGCGAGAGGCCGCAAGGTGGGTGTTCTGGAAGCAACCGCTAAGATCGGCGGAGCTCGATTTAGTAGGGCAGATCATGAGACGCTTACTCAGTTCGCAAGGCCTCTGGCATTGGCACTGGATAATGCTAGACTCTATGAAGCGCTTGAGGAGTCGGTGGGGGAGCTGCAAATGGCAACAGCACTCAAGGATCGCCTTGAGAATGAACTGCAAATTGCCGGCAGCATTCAGCTCAGCTTTCTTCCTACGACAATGCCTTCCTCAAATGAACCTTTTGACGTTTGTGCACTGTTGAAGTCAGCGAAAGAGGTAGGAGGCGACTTCTACAACTTTTTCAAAATAGACGAGGAGCATCTGTTTTTCACACTAGGTGACGTGTCGGATAAAGGAATACCAGCTGCGCTGTTCATGGCGATGACGCTTTCGTTAATTAAAGGGAAAATGAATGCGAAGCTGTCGCCAGGCGAGCTGCTGGAAATGGTCAACGATGAGCTTTGTACGGACAATGCGCAGCTATTCGCAACGATCATATGCGGCGTGCTGAACATTGCGACTGGCGAGGTTGTGCTTAGCGATGGCGGACATTGTACTCCTTACATTGTCAAAGCGGATGGTTCCGTTCTGCCGATTAAGCTCCCCAAAGGCATCCCGCTTGGTTCTTTCCCTGAATTCACTTATCGGAATCAGACCATCGAGCTTGAGCATGGCGATCGTTTTGTCCTCTACACCGATGGTATTACCGAGGCTGAGAACGAACTGCAAGAGCAGTATTCCACTAGTCGTTTACAAAATTTCTTATCTCAAACGTCCGGTTATTCTAGCGCTGAAATCATCGATGCGCTGCTGATGGACGTGTTCATGTTCGCGGACGGAGCTCCACAATCCGACGATATTGCGGTACTTTGCCTCATGCGCCGATAAGCGTAATGCATTCATATAAGGGTGAACCATCATGCGATTTTATGAAACAGGATTCGATTATTTACGTGACGAGCTCGCTTTGCTGGAACAAGGGCTGCGAGTTCTTCTTGCAGATTTTGAGAGCAAGGAAATCGATGGTCAAACGCCAATGTCAATGCGCGGCCTCGTCGTTAATGCTATCGATATAGAACGATCGTTTCTAGGAAACGAGTCTTTACAGGAAGTAGATGCACTAGCTTCGTTTAGACAATTTCGATTAGAAGCGGAACGACAGTTTTCACAGCAGATCCATGACAGCGTAAGCGAGGGAGCAAGGCTCCCGTTCGCTTATTTGTCATGGACTCTTCGTCTTTCGACATGGGAAAAACGCTGCGTTATGTTATGCCTTGCAGCTGAGCTTGATTCACGTTATGAAAGCTGGTTTGGCTATTTGAATGACGACGTTACGCTGCGGGTGCCTACTGCGGAGCTTGCGCTGCGATTGTTAGGAGATTCGAAAGAAGAGTTTTTTCATGCTCGTTCGCTGCTCGCAGGTTATTCGACCCTTGGCAGATTTGTGCTGAGATCAGGCAGAGCGGCAGTACCTACTGAGAGAAGCATGCTGAAGCAGCCGCTGCGCATGGACGCCCGTATTATCTCGTTTCTGCTGGATACTGAAAAGCTGGATTCCAGAATTGAAGACGCTTGTACCTTATACGATGGGGCGAGGTCAGCTCCAGAGCTGGCGTTTAATTTCGAGCTTCAAGACATGCTGCTGCAAATTGTGCAAAGGGAACGATCCTTCAAGGGAGACAAAGCATTCACTCAAGATGATGAGAATGAGCAGTATGAAATACCGTTTATTCAGTTAAGCGGACCTTCGGGCGCCGGCAAAAAGCTGCATGCCAGACATCTGGCTCAGTCTTTGGAGCAGCCGCTGCTGCTTGTCAAGCTAGACAAGCTTGCTAAGGATGAAGATGCGATGACGGAGCAGTTGAACAATATTGTACGTGAATCGCTCTTATCTGTAGCTGTTTTATGCTTCGATGAGGGGGAGGGTGAAAGAAGCGCAGCTGAGGGCTGGCCTCATCAGCAGGAAAGGGTTCGCAAGGCGCTTGCTAACTATATAGAATTAGCAAGGCTCCCTGTCGTGTTATGGCTGACGCGTGTAGAAAGGCGTGCCTCACAGCTGCCGCTTCCAGCGTTTTCTGCATTAACGAGCCACACTGTGCATGTTCCTAACGCAGAAGTGCGATTGCAGCTCTGGCAGCGCTGCAGCGATGAAAGAGCGGATCGTAGTCTGCTCAGACATTTAGCCGATAAGTATGCTTTTACAGCTGGGCAGATCGAGGGAATGAGCAAACAAGCAGATCGCCTAGCTTACCATCACAAGCACGAGTTCCCTACACTTGATGATTATGCCCATGCCTCGCGAACACAGGTTCAGCATCGTTTGTCCGAGCTTGCGGAGAAGCAACGGCTAGTTCGGCGATGGGATGATCTGATATTGCCAGAGGAGCCGATGGAGCTTCTTAAGGATGCGTGCAGCAGGCATAAGCATAGCGAAACGGTGTTTAATCGATGGGGCTTTGGTCATAAGCTGCCTTATGGGCGAGGCTTAAGCATGTTGTTTGCTGGGCCTCCTGGCACGGGCAAAACGATGGCAGCTGAGGTCGTTGCGGGAGAGATGGGTCTAGAGCTTTACCGTATTGATCTGTCGCGCGTTGTGAGCAAATATATCGGAGAAACGGAAAAAAACTTGAGAGAGCTGTTTGCTGAAGCGGAAAGCAGCGGGGCTGTCCTGTTTTTTGACGAAGGAGACTCCTTGTTCGGCAAACGAACGGAAGTAAAAGATTCAAATGATAGATTCGCGAACATGGAGGCATCCTATCTTCTGCAGCGCATTGAAAGTTTCGAGGGTATATCGATTCTAGCAACCAATTTACTGCAAAATATGGACGAAGCCTTTTTGCGAAGAATGCAGGTAATCGTTAACTTTCCATTCCCGGATGCAGCCCATCGGGAGCAAATTTTCCGCTCGCTGCTGCCTAAGGATGCGCCGCTTGATCCTGACCTTGATCTGTCATTTCTAGCAGCGCGCATAGATGCATCAGGCGGTCATATTAAAAATATTGTCCTGTCTGCCGCGTTTATGGCTGCCTCGGAGCAAGCTCCAATCGGCATGAGGCATATGGTCCGTGCGACACGTCAAGAGCTCCACAAGATGGGGAAAATTGTCGTGAAAGAATCGTTCGAACCATATAACTAGCAAGTTTTTCTCAATAATTTGTTGTAAAATGTAGTAATTTTACTGAATTTGGTTCGCGAAGTCAGGAAAATTGACATAAATTGAGTAATTTTGCGTAGTCAATTGGTATTAGAGAAGCTATAATAGAAATCGAATACCATTTTGATTTTTTTGGGAGTGATAGGCTGATGGGTGGATATACGGTTATTGCGGATTTGGAAGCCAG from Paenibacillus sp. FSL K6-3182 carries:
- a CDS encoding gamma-glutamylcyclotransferase family protein; this encodes MMEGAREEMRQISVFIYGSLLPGQSNHHFVSSYVQSIRPGKIAGRLVDCGEYPAAVRDAIAKECNSIISGQWIVVDREGLASMDALEQFYGHEEQNDYERVWVADAKDKLVSGWVYVWESDRGCPAIADEYWPRFFARKMRGIL
- a CDS encoding CopD family protein codes for the protein MEKYLLQLKQMASGRWAKYMAMVLLFLLIAAAASLWVSPPQAFAQLHSGMEETNFDPHKQVGHDHSDGTHSEAGITVSQALFYTVRAIYYAAFMFAAGLMLWSITLSKDADSSLSKLVQKWSIYSLRGLLLAVLLFVFVHASQLMKGYDGGNSNEWVRLLTETSTGQSWLALIVLSLLGFTVLRMHDSLKMIWALLLIAVESFNGHVNALPSNTFAIVFDFIHIVCSALWAGGLMLLLLLWRTDRKEAGRFAERFTKVAWLTIVLLTISGIGMTALLLPSWRYLFYTSWGFMLLAKSGLVLIVACVGFLLHRRAKQQKLPNGKLLKLDGLLMALVLILASIFTYVSPVPDTEPLSYHKMGETLHYTVIITPNGPGPNDVKLKIWLPETLGSPASVQFLLRTPDNPKKADINVPVRGASGENYLAFPGFLETDYESDKFELPTRGAWEAELIITDQTGAVTKQLIPFRND
- a CDS encoding histidine kinase produces the protein MSYKWLKWLILWIPTVAIGLWEYLRHALLLPFISMDLGNLLAPVFVFIISLTLLRALFAKLEQTQETLQRERIVKAALEEREQLARELHDGISQSLFMLSVKLDKLERAKSASDAQQTTDQIRKTVRHVYDDVRQSIANLHDAPLPADMSWMQSIHHLTVEMEQTSGIQTTVEWHVQDGLLSYKQKVELLAIMREALMNVQKHAKAKQIIIQGEGVGSSDKTPNTFRCSILDDGIGAEKEKLHGKGKYGVKMMQERAAAMGWTMTVQQTKPQGTKVEIIGRSDAK
- a CDS encoding response regulator transcription factor, whose protein sequence is MTDKTAKVRVFLVDDHPHGREGIRDIVLSDDSFEVIGEAASGEEAIAAIEELQPDLVLMDINMPGIGGLEATQRLKLLMPSLKIVMVTVSDDITNLFEAIKRGAQGYLLKNLAPSSWMEYLRAISLDEAPMSKELAFRMLQEFSKMKPQETKHLVNKPQTLDKNASIITTPLTDREKEVLERVATGASNREIAGELCLSEHTVKNHLKNILQKLHLANRVQLTIYAFEQGLVER
- a CDS encoding ATP-binding protein; this translates as MSNDWQFPIDREIKLYNRLDELQRLNEGLEQIGAEAGWSERAVLDLSLACEELVINIVNYGFPSGGEHHIDVIIQASPTSVEVKIEDGGVPFNPLQEADPRALLELELEDRPIGGLGIFFVKRLMDDIHYEYAGGLNRFRMRKQFVLNSNGDKREEADI
- a CDS encoding STAS domain-containing protein, producing the protein MNIQATELNGITIIPLEGRLDGNNATIAEQAFLKLFAEGKQQFIFDFTNLQYISSAGLRVILVAAKKLRASKGQMVCACLGEQVYDVFEMSGFTTILDMAKTREEALVKLGAGA
- a CDS encoding GAF domain-containing SpoIIE family protein phosphatase — encoded protein: MSVLYLIFGAAGLGAAAYLFVCNRRLTAKLRRMEMLFDLSTQVHSSLHQPELINSVNAAAKQLIFAEEAAVGLVDDWDSQDNELTKTMDHSVGDKVSVPMMARGRKVGVLEATAKIGGARFSRADHETLTQFARPLALALDNARLYEALEESVGELQMATALKDRLENELQIAGSIQLSFLPTTMPSSNEPFDVCALLKSAKEVGGDFYNFFKIDEEHLFFTLGDVSDKGIPAALFMAMTLSLIKGKMNAKLSPGELLEMVNDELCTDNAQLFATIICGVLNIATGEVVLSDGGHCTPYIVKADGSVLPIKLPKGIPLGSFPEFTYRNQTIELEHGDRFVLYTDGITEAENELQEQYSTSRLQNFLSQTSGYSSAEIIDALLMDVFMFADGAPQSDDIAVLCLMRR
- a CDS encoding ATP-binding protein, encoding MRFYETGFDYLRDELALLEQGLRVLLADFESKEIDGQTPMSMRGLVVNAIDIERSFLGNESLQEVDALASFRQFRLEAERQFSQQIHDSVSEGARLPFAYLSWTLRLSTWEKRCVMLCLAAELDSRYESWFGYLNDDVTLRVPTAELALRLLGDSKEEFFHARSLLAGYSTLGRFVLRSGRAAVPTERSMLKQPLRMDARIISFLLDTEKLDSRIEDACTLYDGARSAPELAFNFELQDMLLQIVQRERSFKGDKAFTQDDENEQYEIPFIQLSGPSGAGKKLHARHLAQSLEQPLLLVKLDKLAKDEDAMTEQLNNIVRESLLSVAVLCFDEGEGERSAAEGWPHQQERVRKALANYIELARLPVVLWLTRVERRASQLPLPAFSALTSHTVHVPNAEVRLQLWQRCSDERADRSLLRHLADKYAFTAGQIEGMSKQADRLAYHHKHEFPTLDDYAHASRTQVQHRLSELAEKQRLVRRWDDLILPEEPMELLKDACSRHKHSETVFNRWGFGHKLPYGRGLSMLFAGPPGTGKTMAAEVVAGEMGLELYRIDLSRVVSKYIGETEKNLRELFAEAESSGAVLFFDEGDSLFGKRTEVKDSNDRFANMEASYLLQRIESFEGISILATNLLQNMDEAFLRRMQVIVNFPFPDAAHREQIFRSLLPKDAPLDPDLDLSFLAARIDASGGHIKNIVLSAAFMAASEQAPIGMRHMVRATRQELHKMGKIVVKESFEPYN